One bacterium genomic region harbors:
- the phoU gene encoding phosphate signaling complex protein PhoU codes for MRNGFDKSLHALMERLLTMASIAEKMIHCSIQAVVQRDASLANKIPEMEAEVNHFQLEIDNHANRLLCLQQPLAHDLRFIIASMKISGDLERIGDQAVNITENMKILLQHPELKRMMDIPDMAEIVKEMVRDSLHAFLTSDAKEAREVLLRDDTVDALKNQVFRVVLTYMISDPKTIPIGLQLILISRHLERIADHATNIAEDVVYLVEGKDIRHHAEG; via the coding sequence ATGAGAAACGGATTTGACAAAAGCCTCCATGCACTGATGGAGCGACTTCTCACAATGGCGAGTATTGCTGAAAAGATGATTCACTGCAGTATCCAGGCGGTTGTTCAGAGGGACGCTTCGCTTGCCAATAAGATTCCGGAAATGGAAGCGGAAGTGAATCATTTCCAACTGGAAATTGACAATCACGCGAATCGACTCCTTTGCTTGCAACAGCCTCTGGCGCATGATCTGCGTTTCATCATCGCGAGCATGAAAATTAGCGGAGACCTGGAGAGAATTGGCGATCAAGCGGTCAATATCACCGAGAACATGAAAATACTCCTGCAGCATCCTGAGTTGAAACGAATGATGGATATTCCGGACATGGCGGAAATAGTAAAAGAGATGGTTCGCGATTCACTTCACGCATTCCTCACATCCGATGCGAAGGAAGCGAGAGAAGTGCTCCTTCGCGATGATACCGTTGATGCCCTGAAGAACCAGGTATTTCGTGTAGTCCTGACCTACATGATCTCGGATCCAAAAACGATTCCAATTGGACTTCAGTTAATTCTGATTTCACGGCATTTGGAGAGAATCGCCGATCACGCAACCAACATTGCAGAAGATGTTGTTTACCTCGTGGAAGGAAAGGACATTCGACATCACGCCGAGGGATAA
- a CDS encoding HEAT repeat domain-containing protein yields MQLTKVCVFLLLFLASFDLCASVKVIKHPDPGESLAARWKWAINKAQGEEFENGFWIAYMIKRLMPANVTMGHFDDNRVAPTLMEVISGIRPTTQKTTIREEAESILNQLEVPSDKMIWKEIAVLIQFQQPSRNISRINFSNVELTFSLKNLPVFWLGNAENQQSIEMLKTLYQNTSVSKRREELIGAIGIHQSPDLVIPFLKGIVAGREDAAVRKSAIFWLGQTQEPAALKFLLNVASTIEHTELGKSAVFSISQMKFPEANQALIELANQKDNRVARLEAIFWIGQQGFDEAPKILEQIVFHDGDQEAQEKAVFSCSQLKRELGIPVLIRIARNHKESRIREEAIFWIGQIGSEAEGEMLEKVVHHDPDRSTRKKAIFSISQMKKEISISRLERIAKTHPETEMRKEAIFWLGQMKDPRAKNVLLQFLKK; encoded by the coding sequence ATGCAACTAACGAAAGTCTGCGTTTTCCTTTTGCTTTTTCTGGCATCCTTCGATTTGTGCGCATCCGTCAAAGTCATCAAACATCCAGACCCCGGCGAATCCTTAGCGGCCCGGTGGAAATGGGCAATTAACAAAGCCCAGGGCGAAGAATTCGAAAACGGTTTTTGGATTGCCTATATGATAAAACGACTGATGCCTGCCAATGTAACGATGGGCCATTTCGATGATAATCGTGTCGCCCCAACACTGATGGAAGTGATCAGCGGAATTCGGCCGACGACGCAGAAAACGACGATTCGTGAAGAAGCAGAAAGCATTTTGAATCAATTGGAGGTTCCTTCTGACAAGATGATATGGAAGGAGATAGCTGTTCTAATTCAGTTCCAGCAACCCTCGAGAAACATCTCCCGTATCAACTTCTCTAATGTGGAACTGACTTTCTCTCTTAAAAATCTTCCGGTTTTCTGGCTGGGAAACGCTGAAAATCAACAGAGCATAGAGATGCTGAAAACTCTGTACCAAAACACGTCTGTATCAAAGCGGCGCGAAGAATTGATCGGCGCAATCGGAATTCATCAGAGCCCTGATCTGGTGATTCCATTTTTGAAGGGTATTGTTGCCGGCCGGGAGGATGCTGCGGTTCGCAAGAGCGCAATTTTCTGGCTCGGACAGACTCAAGAACCTGCGGCCTTGAAATTCCTTTTGAACGTTGCAAGCACGATTGAGCATACGGAATTGGGAAAGTCGGCCGTGTTTTCGATCAGCCAGATGAAATTTCCGGAGGCGAATCAGGCCCTGATAGAGCTCGCCAATCAAAAAGACAATCGCGTTGCTCGCTTGGAAGCAATCTTCTGGATCGGACAACAGGGATTTGATGAAGCACCGAAAATTCTCGAACAGATTGTTTTCCATGACGGCGATCAAGAAGCGCAAGAAAAAGCGGTTTTCTCATGTTCTCAGCTGAAAAGAGAACTGGGGATTCCAGTACTTATCAGGATTGCAAGGAATCATAAGGAGTCGAGAATCCGCGAGGAGGCGATCTTCTGGATCGGACAAATCGGGAGTGAAGCAGAAGGAGAGATGCTGGAAAAGGTAGTGCATCATGACCCGGATCGCAGTACCAGAAAGAAGGCAATCTTTTCCATTTCTCAAATGAAAAAGGAGATATCGATTTCACGTCTTGAGCGAATAGCGAAAACACATCCGGAAACGGAAATGCGAAAAGAGGCGATCTTCTGGCTCGGTCAGATGAAGGATCCTCGTGCAAAGAATGTGTTGTTGCAGTTTCTCAAGAAGTAA
- a CDS encoding alpha/beta hydrolase gives MRDTPQGIRSVILDSTSPPNVRNWVDAPSQFARSLRLVFDQCNADAQCRQTFPELEKDFYSVLENLERTPIIITGLDNRFPEGRLVVDGTLLAAGIFQGLYDYRFIRLTPLLIREMKNRNAEVLRAIAEGLVRDSQDLNVGLQYAVDCFEMAPLSPQSEIESERRRYPELGVWHELVDEQALCKAWHDVRADSQESLPVQSDIPTLILAGEFDPITPPSYGRIAASTLTVSTFVEIPGAGHGASPTSECTKISLTFFCGLPPTIPSCSRSGFPRLIPGSWLCHGLLLDSHRPF, from the coding sequence ATGCGTGATACGCCACAAGGAATCCGAAGCGTGATTTTGGATTCCACTTCGCCGCCCAACGTTCGTAACTGGGTCGATGCGCCTTCCCAATTTGCACGATCGCTTCGTCTTGTATTTGATCAGTGCAATGCCGATGCCCAATGCAGGCAAACGTTTCCCGAACTGGAAAAGGATTTTTATTCTGTTCTGGAAAACCTGGAGAGAACCCCGATCATTATTACAGGTCTCGATAACCGGTTTCCTGAAGGAAGACTTGTAGTGGACGGCACACTTTTAGCTGCGGGAATCTTCCAGGGATTGTACGATTATCGTTTTATTCGCCTGACTCCACTCCTGATCAGGGAGATGAAAAACCGGAATGCAGAAGTCCTGAGAGCAATCGCGGAAGGCCTCGTGCGAGATTCTCAAGACCTGAATGTTGGGCTTCAATATGCAGTGGATTGTTTCGAAATGGCGCCCTTGAGTCCACAGTCGGAGATTGAATCAGAACGAAGACGATATCCTGAACTTGGAGTGTGGCATGAATTGGTAGATGAGCAAGCTCTTTGCAAAGCGTGGCATGATGTTCGTGCAGATTCCCAGGAGAGTTTACCGGTGCAAAGCGATATTCCCACCCTGATCCTGGCGGGCGAGTTCGATCCGATAACGCCTCCTTCGTATGGCCGGATTGCGGCGTCCACACTTACTGTTAGTACTTTTGTGGAGATACCAGGCGCGGGACATGGGGCCAGTCCGACTTCAGAATGCACCAAAATCTCCTTGACCTTTTTCTGCGGGTTGCCACCGACAATCCCTTCCTGTTCGCGTTCGGGCTTCCCACGTCTGATTCCTGGATCCTGGCTTTGCCATGGTTTGTTGTTGGACTCACACCGGCCGTTCTAG
- a CDS encoding protein kinase — protein MQQPPEIPMPTIPFDPNAINWADIIGTAGGVVAFVVVAILVFTWMRQRHELAKRKLEIEASRTSPQIQVKEDQNEVRRLKERLENLELLICRLDTEMNQQWERSMLGTSGAFSGEPGAVSQMPTAFVNMISALEGRYQVLKELGRGGMGIVFQAHDKQLNEQVALKIISPMLSTDPESLERLKREVTSARRIAHPNIIRIFDIGESNGLHFVSMEFFPGQNLKEFIRNHGALSLIQGSNIVFQICEGLEAAHRQRIIHRDLKSQNILIGPTGNLKIIDFGLARPIYMEGMTATGLILGTPEYMSPEQVSGKKVDERTDIYSLGIILYEIFTGKLPFRGESAISVGFQQIRDEPHRPRDINPQIPDELERIILKALQKDPNMRYIAISELRKEFEKIAQTSAPEKVKDTAPRETKVPTLNN, from the coding sequence ATGCAGCAACCACCTGAAATTCCCATGCCGACTATTCCATTCGATCCGAACGCAATCAATTGGGCGGATATTATCGGAACTGCCGGCGGAGTCGTAGCATTCGTAGTGGTTGCAATTTTGGTGTTTACTTGGATGAGGCAACGACATGAGCTGGCCAAACGGAAGCTCGAGATAGAAGCATCCCGAACTAGCCCCCAGATTCAGGTAAAGGAGGATCAAAATGAGGTTCGCCGGCTAAAGGAAAGACTGGAAAACCTGGAACTGTTGATTTGCCGTCTGGACACAGAGATGAACCAGCAATGGGAGCGTTCTATGTTAGGAACGAGCGGTGCATTTTCCGGAGAACCAGGTGCTGTCAGCCAGATGCCTACAGCATTTGTGAATATGATTTCGGCGCTCGAAGGTCGCTATCAGGTGTTAAAGGAGCTCGGACGTGGCGGAATGGGCATTGTATTTCAGGCACATGATAAGCAGCTGAATGAGCAAGTTGCGCTCAAAATTATTTCTCCCATGCTCAGTACAGATCCGGAATCGCTGGAACGATTAAAGCGCGAGGTGACTTCTGCGCGACGGATCGCGCATCCGAATATCATCCGTATTTTTGATATTGGGGAGAGTAACGGCTTGCATTTCGTATCGATGGAATTTTTTCCCGGGCAAAATTTGAAAGAATTCATTCGCAATCACGGGGCGCTTTCGCTCATTCAAGGAAGCAATATCGTATTCCAGATCTGTGAGGGCCTGGAGGCGGCTCACCGCCAGCGTATCATCCACCGGGATTTGAAATCTCAGAACATCCTTATCGGGCCGACCGGCAACCTGAAAATCATTGATTTCGGACTGGCACGCCCCATCTATATGGAAGGCATGACCGCAACCGGATTGATTCTTGGAACACCGGAATACATGTCGCCTGAACAGGTGTCAGGAAAGAAAGTAGATGAACGCACGGACATTTATTCGCTGGGCATCATTCTTTATGAGATTTTTACAGGCAAGCTTCCTTTTCGCGGAGAATCAGCAATCTCCGTTGGGTTCCAGCAGATACGCGATGAACCGCATCGCCCACGGGATATCAATCCACAAATTCCGGATGAACTGGAACGAATCATTTTGAAGGCGTTGCAAAAAGATCCCAATATGCGTTACATAGCCATCAGTGAATTAAGGAAAGAATTTGAAAAAATCGCGCAAACGTCTGCTCCTGAAAAAGTCAAAGACACTGCCCCAAGGGAAACAAAGGTTCCCACTCTGAATAACTGA